CAAGGTTATCTATTTAGCCGACCTGTACCAGCTAAAGAGTTTGAAAAGTTACTAATCGAGGGCAAACGGTTAGGATTATAAGTTGTAATACTTTTAATTTGTCTGTTTTGGTAGAGAGAAGAGAGGAGAGAAAGGAATTAGCAGAATGTTACAACTGTTAACTGATAATTGGTAATTGTTAATTGTTAATTGTTAATTGATTATGGCGGGACATAGTAAATGGGCGAATATTAAGCGCCAAAAAGCGAGAGTGGATGCTGTTAAGGGTAAAACGTTTACTCAGCTTTCACGAGCGATTATTGTGGCGGCTCGCAGTGGTATACCAGATCCAGAGGGGAATTTTCAACTGCGGACAGCTATTGAAAAGGCAAAGGCGGCGGGTATTCCGAATGATAATATTGAACGTGCGATCGCTAAAGGTGCTGGAACTTGGGATGGTGGTAGCGCACAGTTAGAAGCGATTCGCTATGAAGGTTATGGTAGCGGTGGCGTAGCTATTTTAATTGAAGCATTGACAGATAATCGCAATCGTACTGCGGCGGATTTAAGGGCTGCTTTTAGTAAGAGAGGCGGTAATTTAGGTGAAACCGGATGCGTTGGTTGGATGTTTGAGCAAAAAGGTGTCTGTCGTTTAGAAGGGAAAGTTCAGGAAGATGAGTTATTAGAAGCATCTGTGGAAGGTGGAGCCGAGTATTACGAGTTGATTGCAGATGAGGATGTTGAGGGCGCAGAAGTATTTACTGAGGTGGGAAATTTAGAAATACTTCAAAAAACGTTAAAAGCTAAAGGCTTTAATGTGACCGATCTAGAACTGCGCTGGATACCTAATAATACAGTGGAAGTAACTGATATTGATCTGGCGCGATCGCTTCTTAAACTAATAGATATTCTAGAAGGGTTAGATGATGTGCAAAATGTTACAGCCAACTTTGAAATGTCTGATGAATTAATGACAATGAGTGTAGCTTAAATATTGCGCTGACGCGCACCATCCCCGCAGGTTCGGGGATGGTTGGAGAGGGTTGTAAGCTGTTGTGTTTCGCGCATTTTATGTTTTAGGGAGAGAGGAGAGAGGGTTATAGTGTTTGATAATTTTTCTCTCAATTATAAAATGTATAAGTGTATTTGCGCGTTAGCTTACTACATTTAGATGCAAAGTGCTGTTATTAGCTGGGTAGAAATAAACTTAACCTCAAGGCTGGTAATTATTAATTGTTCTTCCGTCTATTATAGAAAGTAGTACCTTAATATAACCTAGTTGATAAAAATTTACATTTTCACATAAATATTATTACTTGTTTTAGTTAAGAAACCCGCAGAACAAAGACCTAACTGATAAGTCAGCGCTTGCACTATCACACTCTACTAAAAAGCACATATAATTTCTGACAATCTGAAAAATCAGACATGAACCTTACTATTGCTGATTTTCTTCATCAATATAAATAAGAGGAATTAATGAACGGTGATCAAACTTATCAAAGTGTCATTTTTCTAGTAGATGATACACCTACAAATTTAGAAGTACTTATAAATGTTTTAGATAATTCTGGCTTTCAGGTTTTAGTAGCTGAAGATGGCGAAAGTGCGATTGAAAAAATTGATTATGCCCAACCAGATTTAATTTTGTTAGATGTACTCATGCCTGGAATAGATGGGTTTGAAACTTGTAGACGCTTGAAAGCTAATGAATCTACCCAAAATATCCCGATCATTTTTATGACGGCGCTATCTGAAACCCTTGATAAAGTGACTGGTTTGAATTTGGGAGCAGTTGATTACATTACTAAACCTCTTCAGCATGAGGAAGTTTTAGCGCGTATAAAAATTCACCTTTGTATCCAGCAGTTAACTAATCAATTAAAACAGAAAAATATTTTTCTAGAACAACTCACATCAGAATTAGAACAACGAGTAGAAGCGCGAACAAAGGAACTTTCTCAATCTAATCAATTACT
This genomic window from Oculatellaceae cyanobacterium contains:
- a CDS encoding YebC/PmpR family DNA-binding transcriptional regulator — its product is MAGHSKWANIKRQKARVDAVKGKTFTQLSRAIIVAARSGIPDPEGNFQLRTAIEKAKAAGIPNDNIERAIAKGAGTWDGGSAQLEAIRYEGYGSGGVAILIEALTDNRNRTAADLRAAFSKRGGNLGETGCVGWMFEQKGVCRLEGKVQEDELLEASVEGGAEYYELIADEDVEGAEVFTEVGNLEILQKTLKAKGFNVTDLELRWIPNNTVEVTDIDLARSLLKLIDILEGLDDVQNVTANFEMSDELMTMSVA